A single genomic interval of Pan paniscus chromosome 18, NHGRI_mPanPan1-v2.0_pri, whole genome shotgun sequence harbors:
- the HSF4 gene encoding heat shock factor protein 4 isoform X3, with protein MQEAPAALPTEPGPSPVPAFLGKLWALVGDPGTDHLIRWSPSGTSFLVSDQSRFAKEVLPQYFKHSNMASFVRQLNMYGFRKVVSIEQGGLLRPERDHVEFQHPSFVRGREQLLERVRRKVPALRGDDGRWRPEDLGRLLGEVQALRGVQESTEARLRELRQQNEILWREVVTLRQSHGQQHRVIGKLIQCLFGPLQAGPSNAGGKRKLSLMLDEGSSCPTPAKFNTCPLPGALLQDPYFIQSPLPETTLGLSPHRARGPIISDIPEDSPSPEGTRLSPSSDGRREKGLALLKEEPASPGGDGEAGLALAPNECDFCVTAPPPLPVAVVQAILEGKGSFSPEGPRNAQQPEPGDPREIPDRGPLSLESGDRSPESLLPPMLLQPPQESVEPIGPLDVLGPSLQGREWTLMDLDMELSLAEKRGR; from the exons ATGCAGGAAGCGCCAGCTGCGCTGCCCACggagccaggccccagccccgTGCCTGCCTTCCTCGGCAAGCTATGGGCGCTGGTGGGGGACCCAGGCACAGACCACCTGATCCGCTGGAGCCCG AGCGGGACCAGTTTCCTCGTAAGCGACCAGAGCCGTTTCGCCAAGGAAGTGCTGCCCCAGTATTTCAAGCATAGCAACATGGCGAGCTTCGTGCGCCAACTCAACATGT ACGGTTTTCGGAAGGTGGTGAGCATCGAGCAGGGCGGCCTGCTTAGGCCGGAGCGCGACCACGTCGAGTTCCAGCACCCGAGCTTCGTGCGCGGCCGCGAGCAGCTACTGGAGCGCGTGCGGCGCAAG GTGCCCGCGCTGCGCGGCGACGACGGCCGCTGGCGCCCGGAGGACCTGGGTCGACTACTGGGCGAGGTGCAGGCTTTGCGGGGAGTGCAGGAGAGCACCGAGGCGCGGCTGCGGGAGCTCAGGCA GCAGAACGAGATCTTGTGGCGGGAGGTGGTGACACTTCGGCAGAGCCACGGTCAGCAGCACCGGGTCATTGGCAAG CTGATCCAGTGTCTCTTTGGGCCACTTCAGGCGGGGCCGAGCAATGCAGGAGGCAAGAGAAAGCT GTCCCTGATGCTGGATGAGGGGAGCTCATGCCCAACACCTGCCAAGTTCAACACCTGCCCTCTACCTGGTGCCCTTCTGCAGGACCCTTACTTCATCCAGTCG CCTCTCCCAGAGACAACTTTGGGCCTTAGCCCTCACAGGGCCAGGGGCCCCATCATCTCTGACATCCCAGAAGACTCTCCATCCCCTGAGGGGACCAGGCTTTCTCCCTCCAGTGATGGCAGGAG GGAGAAGGGCCTGGCACTGCTCAAAGAAGAGCCGGCCAGTCCAGGGGGGGATGGCGAGGCCGGGCTGGCCCTGGCCCCAAACGAGTGTGACTTCTGCGTGACAGCCCCCCCGCCACTGCCTGTGGCTGTGGTGCAGGCCATCCTGGAAGGGAAAGGGAGCTTCAGCCCCGAGGGGCCCAGGAATGCCCAACAGCCTGAACCAGGGGATCCCAGGGAGATACCTGACAG GGGGCCTCTGAGCCTGGAAAGCGGGGACAGGAGCCCAGAGAGTCTGCTGCCTCCGATGCTACTTCAGCCCCCTCAAGAAAGTGTGGAACCTATAGGGCCTCTAGAT GTGCTGGGCCCCAGTCTCCAAGGGCGAGAATGGACCCTGATGGACTTGGACATGGAGCTGTCCTTG GCAGAGAAGAGGGGTCGATGA
- the HSF4 gene encoding heat shock factor protein 4 isoform X4, with translation MQEAPAALPTEPGPSPVPAFLGKLWALVGDPGTDHLIRWSPSGTSFLVSDQSRFAKEVLPQYFKHSNMASFVRQLNMYGFRKVVSIEQGGLLRPERDHVEFQHPSFVRGREQLLERVRRKVPALRGDDGRWRPEDLGRLLGEVQALRGVQESTEARLRELRQQNEILWREVVTLRQSHGQQHRVIGKLIQCLFGPLQAGPSNAGGKRKLSLMLDEGSSCPTPAKFNTCPLPGALLQDPYFIQSPSTYSLSQRQLWALALTGPGAPSSLTSQKTLHPLRGPGFLPPVMAGAPPPLPVAVVQAILEGKGSFSPEGPRNAQQPEPGDPREIPDRGPLSLESGDRSPESLLPPMLLQPPQESVEPIGPLDVLGPSLQGREWTLMDLDMELSLMQPLVPERGEPELAVKGLNSPSPGKDPTLGAPLLLDVQAALGGPALGLPGALTIYSTPESRTASYLGPEASPSP, from the exons ATGCAGGAAGCGCCAGCTGCGCTGCCCACggagccaggccccagccccgTGCCTGCCTTCCTCGGCAAGCTATGGGCGCTGGTGGGGGACCCAGGCACAGACCACCTGATCCGCTGGAGCCCG AGCGGGACCAGTTTCCTCGTAAGCGACCAGAGCCGTTTCGCCAAGGAAGTGCTGCCCCAGTATTTCAAGCATAGCAACATGGCGAGCTTCGTGCGCCAACTCAACATGT ACGGTTTTCGGAAGGTGGTGAGCATCGAGCAGGGCGGCCTGCTTAGGCCGGAGCGCGACCACGTCGAGTTCCAGCACCCGAGCTTCGTGCGCGGCCGCGAGCAGCTACTGGAGCGCGTGCGGCGCAAG GTGCCCGCGCTGCGCGGCGACGACGGCCGCTGGCGCCCGGAGGACCTGGGTCGACTACTGGGCGAGGTGCAGGCTTTGCGGGGAGTGCAGGAGAGCACCGAGGCGCGGCTGCGGGAGCTCAGGCA GCAGAACGAGATCTTGTGGCGGGAGGTGGTGACACTTCGGCAGAGCCACGGTCAGCAGCACCGGGTCATTGGCAAG CTGATCCAGTGTCTCTTTGGGCCACTTCAGGCGGGGCCGAGCAATGCAGGAGGCAAGAGAAAGCT GTCCCTGATGCTGGATGAGGGGAGCTCATGCCCAACACCTGCCAAGTTCAACACCTGCCCTCTACCTGGTGCCCTTCTGCAGGACCCTTACTTCATCCAGTCG CCTTCTACTTACAGCCTCTCCCAGAGACAACTTTGGGCCTTAGCCCTCACAGGGCCAGGGGCCCCATCATCTCTGACATCCCAGAAGACTCTCCATCCCCTGAGGGGACCAGGCTTTCTCCCTCCAGTGATGGCAGGAG CCCCCCCGCCACTGCCTGTGGCTGTGGTGCAGGCCATCCTGGAAGGGAAAGGGAGCTTCAGCCCCGAGGGGCCCAGGAATGCCCAACAGCCTGAACCAGGGGATCCCAGGGAGATACCTGACAG GGGGCCTCTGAGCCTGGAAAGCGGGGACAGGAGCCCAGAGAGTCTGCTGCCTCCGATGCTACTTCAGCCCCCTCAAGAAAGTGTGGAACCTATAGGGCCTCTAGAT GTGCTGGGCCCCAGTCTCCAAGGGCGAGAATGGACCCTGATGGACTTGGACATGGAGCTGTCCTTG ATGCAGCCCTTGGTTCCAGAGCGGGGTGAGCCTGAGCTGGCGGTCAAGGGGTTAAATTCTCCAAGCCCAG GGAAGGACCCCACGCTCGGGGCCCCACTCCTGCTGGATGTCCAGGCGGCCTTGGGAGGCCCAGCCCTGGGCCTGCCTGGGGCTTTAACCATTTATAGCACTCCTGAGAGCCGGACCGCCTCCTACTTGGGCCCGGAAGCCAGTCCCTCCCCCTAA
- the HSF4 gene encoding heat shock factor protein 4 isoform X1 — translation MQEAPAALPTEPGPSPVPAFLGKLWALVGDPGTDHLIRWSPSGTSFLVSDQSRFAKEVLPQYFKHSNMASFVRQLNMYGFRKVVSIEQGGLLRPERDHVEFQHPSFVRGREQLLERVRRKVPALRGDDGRWRPEDLGRLLGEVQALRGVQESTEARLRELRQQNEILWREVVTLRQSHGQQHRVIGKLIQCLFGPLQAGPSNAGGKRKLSLMLDEGSSCPTPAKFNTCPLPGALLQDPYFIQSPLPETTLGLSPHRARGPIISDIPEDSPSPEGTRLSPSSDGRREKGLALLKEEPASPGGDGEAGLALAPNECDFCVTAPPPLPVAVVQAILEGKGSFSPEGPRNAQQPEPGDPREIPDRGPLSLESGDRSPESLLPPMLLQPPQESVEPIGPLDVLGPSLQGREWTLMDLDMELSLMQPLVPERGEPELAVKGLNSPSPGKDPTLGAPLLLDVQAALGGPALGLPGALTIYSTPESRTASYLGPEASPSP, via the exons ATGCAGGAAGCGCCAGCTGCGCTGCCCACggagccaggccccagccccgTGCCTGCCTTCCTCGGCAAGCTATGGGCGCTGGTGGGGGACCCAGGCACAGACCACCTGATCCGCTGGAGCCCG AGCGGGACCAGTTTCCTCGTAAGCGACCAGAGCCGTTTCGCCAAGGAAGTGCTGCCCCAGTATTTCAAGCATAGCAACATGGCGAGCTTCGTGCGCCAACTCAACATGT ACGGTTTTCGGAAGGTGGTGAGCATCGAGCAGGGCGGCCTGCTTAGGCCGGAGCGCGACCACGTCGAGTTCCAGCACCCGAGCTTCGTGCGCGGCCGCGAGCAGCTACTGGAGCGCGTGCGGCGCAAG GTGCCCGCGCTGCGCGGCGACGACGGCCGCTGGCGCCCGGAGGACCTGGGTCGACTACTGGGCGAGGTGCAGGCTTTGCGGGGAGTGCAGGAGAGCACCGAGGCGCGGCTGCGGGAGCTCAGGCA GCAGAACGAGATCTTGTGGCGGGAGGTGGTGACACTTCGGCAGAGCCACGGTCAGCAGCACCGGGTCATTGGCAAG CTGATCCAGTGTCTCTTTGGGCCACTTCAGGCGGGGCCGAGCAATGCAGGAGGCAAGAGAAAGCT GTCCCTGATGCTGGATGAGGGGAGCTCATGCCCAACACCTGCCAAGTTCAACACCTGCCCTCTACCTGGTGCCCTTCTGCAGGACCCTTACTTCATCCAGTCG CCTCTCCCAGAGACAACTTTGGGCCTTAGCCCTCACAGGGCCAGGGGCCCCATCATCTCTGACATCCCAGAAGACTCTCCATCCCCTGAGGGGACCAGGCTTTCTCCCTCCAGTGATGGCAGGAG GGAGAAGGGCCTGGCACTGCTCAAAGAAGAGCCGGCCAGTCCAGGGGGGGATGGCGAGGCCGGGCTGGCCCTGGCCCCAAACGAGTGTGACTTCTGCGTGACAGCCCCCCCGCCACTGCCTGTGGCTGTGGTGCAGGCCATCCTGGAAGGGAAAGGGAGCTTCAGCCCCGAGGGGCCCAGGAATGCCCAACAGCCTGAACCAGGGGATCCCAGGGAGATACCTGACAG GGGGCCTCTGAGCCTGGAAAGCGGGGACAGGAGCCCAGAGAGTCTGCTGCCTCCGATGCTACTTCAGCCCCCTCAAGAAAGTGTGGAACCTATAGGGCCTCTAGAT GTGCTGGGCCCCAGTCTCCAAGGGCGAGAATGGACCCTGATGGACTTGGACATGGAGCTGTCCTTG ATGCAGCCCTTGGTTCCAGAGCGGGGTGAGCCTGAGCTGGCGGTCAAGGGGTTAAATTCTCCAAGCCCAG GGAAGGACCCCACGCTCGGGGCCCCACTCCTGCTGGATGTCCAGGCGGCCTTGGGAGGCCCAGCCCTGGGCCTGCCTGGGGCTTTAACCATTTATAGCACTCCTGAGAGCCGGACCGCCTCCTACTTGGGCCCGGAAGCCAGTCCCTCCCCCTAA
- the HSF4 gene encoding heat shock factor protein 4 isoform X2 has product MQEAPAALPTEPGPSPVPAFLGKLWALVGDPGTDHLIRWSPSGTSFLVSDQSRFAKEVLPQYFKHSNMASFVRQLNMYGFRKVVSIEQGGLLRPERDHVEFQHPSFVRGREQLLERVRRKVPALRGDDGRWRPEDLGRLLGEVQALRGVQESTEARLRELRQQNEILWREVVTLRQSHGQQHRVIGKLIQCLFGPLQAGPSNAGGKRKLSLMLDEGSSCPTPAKFNTCPLPGALLQDPYFIQSPLPETTLGLSPHRARGPIISDIPEDSPSPEGTRLSPSSDGRREKGLALLKEEPASPGGDGEAGLALAPNECDFCVTAPPPLPVAVVQAILEGKGSFSPEGPRNAQQPEPGDPREIPDRGPLSLESGDRSPESLLPPMLLQPPQESVEPIGPLDVLGPSLQGREWTLMDLDMELSLGRTPRSGPHSCWMSRRPWEAQPWACLGL; this is encoded by the exons ATGCAGGAAGCGCCAGCTGCGCTGCCCACggagccaggccccagccccgTGCCTGCCTTCCTCGGCAAGCTATGGGCGCTGGTGGGGGACCCAGGCACAGACCACCTGATCCGCTGGAGCCCG AGCGGGACCAGTTTCCTCGTAAGCGACCAGAGCCGTTTCGCCAAGGAAGTGCTGCCCCAGTATTTCAAGCATAGCAACATGGCGAGCTTCGTGCGCCAACTCAACATGT ACGGTTTTCGGAAGGTGGTGAGCATCGAGCAGGGCGGCCTGCTTAGGCCGGAGCGCGACCACGTCGAGTTCCAGCACCCGAGCTTCGTGCGCGGCCGCGAGCAGCTACTGGAGCGCGTGCGGCGCAAG GTGCCCGCGCTGCGCGGCGACGACGGCCGCTGGCGCCCGGAGGACCTGGGTCGACTACTGGGCGAGGTGCAGGCTTTGCGGGGAGTGCAGGAGAGCACCGAGGCGCGGCTGCGGGAGCTCAGGCA GCAGAACGAGATCTTGTGGCGGGAGGTGGTGACACTTCGGCAGAGCCACGGTCAGCAGCACCGGGTCATTGGCAAG CTGATCCAGTGTCTCTTTGGGCCACTTCAGGCGGGGCCGAGCAATGCAGGAGGCAAGAGAAAGCT GTCCCTGATGCTGGATGAGGGGAGCTCATGCCCAACACCTGCCAAGTTCAACACCTGCCCTCTACCTGGTGCCCTTCTGCAGGACCCTTACTTCATCCAGTCG CCTCTCCCAGAGACAACTTTGGGCCTTAGCCCTCACAGGGCCAGGGGCCCCATCATCTCTGACATCCCAGAAGACTCTCCATCCCCTGAGGGGACCAGGCTTTCTCCCTCCAGTGATGGCAGGAG GGAGAAGGGCCTGGCACTGCTCAAAGAAGAGCCGGCCAGTCCAGGGGGGGATGGCGAGGCCGGGCTGGCCCTGGCCCCAAACGAGTGTGACTTCTGCGTGACAGCCCCCCCGCCACTGCCTGTGGCTGTGGTGCAGGCCATCCTGGAAGGGAAAGGGAGCTTCAGCCCCGAGGGGCCCAGGAATGCCCAACAGCCTGAACCAGGGGATCCCAGGGAGATACCTGACAG GGGGCCTCTGAGCCTGGAAAGCGGGGACAGGAGCCCAGAGAGTCTGCTGCCTCCGATGCTACTTCAGCCCCCTCAAGAAAGTGTGGAACCTATAGGGCCTCTAGAT GTGCTGGGCCCCAGTCTCCAAGGGCGAGAATGGACCCTGATGGACTTGGACATGGAGCTGTCCTTG GGAAGGACCCCACGCTCGGGGCCCCACTCCTGCTGGATGTCCAGGCGGCCTTGGGAGGCCCAGCCCTGGGCCTGCCTGGGGCTTTAA
- the NOL3 gene encoding nucleolar protein 3 isoform X3, whose product MPVLGKAGEERRATADAWGQKEEPEEETGQNVWRGRRTPSSPCWPPGPVLAEPSGGWDRAPTMGNAQERPSETIDRERKRLVETLQADSGLLLDALLARGVLTGPEYEALDALPDAERRVRRLLLLVQGKGEAACQELLRCAQRTAGAPDPAWDWQHATGTAAMTLHAQATGRRRHPARGPHAPGCPELQTLTRPGALRAPRWCNPGPRRSQSQSWKLRPLKRLNRSRSQSQSWNPRLKQNQSQNWSQNRTQSPSRTSRKGTSPKIPEGQSSDRRCPAHAG is encoded by the exons ATGCCAGTACTGGGAAaggcaggggaggagaggagagccaCGGCTGACGCTTGGGGACAGAAGGAGGAGCCTGAGGAGGAGACAGGACAGAACGTCTGGAGAGGCAGGAGGACACCGAGTTCCCCGTGTTGGCCTCCAGGTCCTGTGCTTGCGGAGCCGTCTGGCGGCTGGGATCGAG CCCCGACAATGGGCAACGCGCAGGAGCGGCCGTCAGAGACTATCGACCGCGAGCGGAAACGCCTGGTCGAGACGCTGCAGGCGGACTCGGGACTGCTGTTGGACGCGCTGCTGGCGCGGGGCGTGCTCACCGGGCCAGAGTACGAGGCATTGGATGCACTGCCTGATGCCGAGCGCAGGGTGCGCCGCCTACTGCTGCTGGTGCAGGGCAAGGGCGAGGCCGCCTGCCAGGAGCTGCTACGCTGTGCCCAGCGTACCGCGGGCGCGCCGGACCCCGCTTGGGACTGGCAGCAC GCTACCGGGACCGCAGCTATGACCCTCCATGCCCAGGCCACTGGACGCCGGAGGCACCCGGCTCGGGGACCACATGCCCCGGGTTGCCCAGAGCTTCAGACCCTGACGAGGCCGGGGGCCCTGAGGGCTCCGAGGTGGTGCAATCCGGGACCCCGGAGGAGCCAGAGCCAGAGCTGGAAGCTGAGGCCTCTGAAGAGGCTGAACCGGAGCCGGAGCCAGAGCCAGAGCTGGAACCCGAGGCTGAAGCAGAACCAGAGCCAGAACTGGAGCCAGAACCGGACCCAGAGCCCGAGCCGGACTTCGAGGAAAGGGACGAGTCCGAAG ATTCCTGAAGGCCAGAGCTCTGACCGGCGGTGCCCCGCCCATGCTGGATAG
- the NOL3 gene encoding nucleolar protein 3 isoform X2 has product MPVLGKAGEERRATADAWGQKEEPEEETGQNVWRGRRTPSSPCWPPGPVLAEPSGGWDRAPTMGNAQERPSETIDRERKRLVETLQADSGLLLDALLARGVLTGPEYEALDALPDAERRVRRLLLLVQGKGEAACQELLRCAQRTAGAPDPAWDWQHVGPGYRDRSYDPPCPGHWTPEAPGSGTTCPGLPRASDPDEAGGPEGSEVVQSGTPEEPEPELEAEASEEAEPEPEPEPELEPEAEAEPEPELEPEPDPEPEPDFEERDESEGIPEGQSSDRRCPAHAG; this is encoded by the exons ATGCCAGTACTGGGAAaggcaggggaggagaggagagccaCGGCTGACGCTTGGGGACAGAAGGAGGAGCCTGAGGAGGAGACAGGACAGAACGTCTGGAGAGGCAGGAGGACACCGAGTTCCCCGTGTTGGCCTCCAGGTCCTGTGCTTGCGGAGCCGTCTGGCGGCTGGGATCGAG CCCCGACAATGGGCAACGCGCAGGAGCGGCCGTCAGAGACTATCGACCGCGAGCGGAAACGCCTGGTCGAGACGCTGCAGGCGGACTCGGGACTGCTGTTGGACGCGCTGCTGGCGCGGGGCGTGCTCACCGGGCCAGAGTACGAGGCATTGGATGCACTGCCTGATGCCGAGCGCAGGGTGCGCCGCCTACTGCTGCTGGTGCAGGGCAAGGGCGAGGCCGCCTGCCAGGAGCTGCTACGCTGTGCCCAGCGTACCGCGGGCGCGCCGGACCCCGCTTGGGACTGGCAGCACGTGGGTCCGG GCTACCGGGACCGCAGCTATGACCCTCCATGCCCAGGCCACTGGACGCCGGAGGCACCCGGCTCGGGGACCACATGCCCCGGGTTGCCCAGAGCTTCAGACCCTGACGAGGCCGGGGGCCCTGAGGGCTCCGAGGTGGTGCAATCCGGGACCCCGGAGGAGCCAGAGCCAGAGCTGGAAGCTGAGGCCTCTGAAGAGGCTGAACCGGAGCCGGAGCCAGAGCCAGAGCTGGAACCCGAGGCTGAAGCAGAACCAGAGCCAGAACTGGAGCCAGAACCGGACCCAGAGCCCGAGCCGGACTTCGAGGAAAGGGACGAGTCCGAAGGT ATTCCTGAAGGCCAGAGCTCTGACCGGCGGTGCCCCGCCCATGCTGGATAG
- the NOL3 gene encoding nucleolar protein 3 isoform X1 translates to MPVLGKAGEERRATADAWGQKEEPEEETGQNVWRGRRTPSSPCWPPGPVLAEPSGGWDRAPTMGNAQERPSETIDRERKRLVETLQADSGLLLDALLARGVLTGPEYEALDALPDAERRVRRLLLLVQGKGEAACQELLRCAQRTAGAPDPAWDWQHATGTAAMTLHAQATGRRRHPARGPHAPGCPELQTLTRPGALRAPRWCNPGPRRSQSQSWKLRPLKRLNRSRSQSQSWNPRLKQNQSQNWSQNRTQSPSRTSRKGTSPKVFLKARALTGGAPPMLDRTWDAAGAESDATKARSSPVPLEVNKLRRVGGDLGSLHDSGCLPRN, encoded by the exons ATGCCAGTACTGGGAAaggcaggggaggagaggagagccaCGGCTGACGCTTGGGGACAGAAGGAGGAGCCTGAGGAGGAGACAGGACAGAACGTCTGGAGAGGCAGGAGGACACCGAGTTCCCCGTGTTGGCCTCCAGGTCCTGTGCTTGCGGAGCCGTCTGGCGGCTGGGATCGAG CCCCGACAATGGGCAACGCGCAGGAGCGGCCGTCAGAGACTATCGACCGCGAGCGGAAACGCCTGGTCGAGACGCTGCAGGCGGACTCGGGACTGCTGTTGGACGCGCTGCTGGCGCGGGGCGTGCTCACCGGGCCAGAGTACGAGGCATTGGATGCACTGCCTGATGCCGAGCGCAGGGTGCGCCGCCTACTGCTGCTGGTGCAGGGCAAGGGCGAGGCCGCCTGCCAGGAGCTGCTACGCTGTGCCCAGCGTACCGCGGGCGCGCCGGACCCCGCTTGGGACTGGCAGCAC GCTACCGGGACCGCAGCTATGACCCTCCATGCCCAGGCCACTGGACGCCGGAGGCACCCGGCTCGGGGACCACATGCCCCGGGTTGCCCAGAGCTTCAGACCCTGACGAGGCCGGGGGCCCTGAGGGCTCCGAGGTGGTGCAATCCGGGACCCCGGAGGAGCCAGAGCCAGAGCTGGAAGCTGAGGCCTCTGAAGAGGCTGAACCGGAGCCGGAGCCAGAGCCAGAGCTGGAACCCGAGGCTGAAGCAGAACCAGAGCCAGAACTGGAGCCAGAACCGGACCCAGAGCCCGAGCCGGACTTCGAGGAAAGGGACGAGTCCGAAGGT ATTCCTGAAGGCCAGAGCTCTGACCGGCGGTGCCCCGCCCATGCTGGATAGGACCTGGGATGCTGCTGGAGCTGAATCGGATGCCACCAAGGCTCGGTCCAGCCCAGTACCGCTGGAAGTGAATAAACTCCGGAGGGTCGGAGGGGACCTGGGCTCTCTCCACGATTCTGGCTGTTTGCCCAGGAACTGA
- the NOL3 gene encoding nucleolar protein 3 isoform X5: protein MGNAQERPSETIDRERKRLVETLQADSGLLLDALLARGVLTGPEYEALDALPDAERRVRRLLLLVQGKGEAACQELLRCAQRTAGAPDPAWDWQHATGTAAMTLHAQATGRRRHPARGPHAPGCPELQTLTRPGALRAPRWCNPGPRRSQSQSWKLRPLKRLNRSRSQSQSWNPRLKQNQSQNWSQNRTQSPSRTSRKGTSPKIPEGQSSDRRCPAHAG from the exons ATGGGCAACGCGCAGGAGCGGCCGTCAGAGACTATCGACCGCGAGCGGAAACGCCTGGTCGAGACGCTGCAGGCGGACTCGGGACTGCTGTTGGACGCGCTGCTGGCGCGGGGCGTGCTCACCGGGCCAGAGTACGAGGCATTGGATGCACTGCCTGATGCCGAGCGCAGGGTGCGCCGCCTACTGCTGCTGGTGCAGGGCAAGGGCGAGGCCGCCTGCCAGGAGCTGCTACGCTGTGCCCAGCGTACCGCGGGCGCGCCGGACCCCGCTTGGGACTGGCAGCAC GCTACCGGGACCGCAGCTATGACCCTCCATGCCCAGGCCACTGGACGCCGGAGGCACCCGGCTCGGGGACCACATGCCCCGGGTTGCCCAGAGCTTCAGACCCTGACGAGGCCGGGGGCCCTGAGGGCTCCGAGGTGGTGCAATCCGGGACCCCGGAGGAGCCAGAGCCAGAGCTGGAAGCTGAGGCCTCTGAAGAGGCTGAACCGGAGCCGGAGCCAGAGCCAGAGCTGGAACCCGAGGCTGAAGCAGAACCAGAGCCAGAACTGGAGCCAGAACCGGACCCAGAGCCCGAGCCGGACTTCGAGGAAAGGGACGAGTCCGAAG ATTCCTGAAGGCCAGAGCTCTGACCGGCGGTGCCCCGCCCATGCTGGATAG
- the NOL3 gene encoding nucleolar protein 3 isoform X4, producing MGNAQERPSETIDRERKRLVETLQADSGLLLDALLARGVLTGPEYEALDALPDAERRVRRLLLLVQGKGEAACQELLRCAQRTAGAPDPAWDWQHVGPGYRDRSYDPPCPGHWTPEAPGSGTTCPGLPRASDPDEAGGPEGSEVVQSGTPEEPEPELEAEASEEAEPEPEPEPELEPEAEAEPEPELEPEPDPEPEPDFEERDESEGIPEGQSSDRRCPAHAG from the exons ATGGGCAACGCGCAGGAGCGGCCGTCAGAGACTATCGACCGCGAGCGGAAACGCCTGGTCGAGACGCTGCAGGCGGACTCGGGACTGCTGTTGGACGCGCTGCTGGCGCGGGGCGTGCTCACCGGGCCAGAGTACGAGGCATTGGATGCACTGCCTGATGCCGAGCGCAGGGTGCGCCGCCTACTGCTGCTGGTGCAGGGCAAGGGCGAGGCCGCCTGCCAGGAGCTGCTACGCTGTGCCCAGCGTACCGCGGGCGCGCCGGACCCCGCTTGGGACTGGCAGCACGTGGGTCCGG GCTACCGGGACCGCAGCTATGACCCTCCATGCCCAGGCCACTGGACGCCGGAGGCACCCGGCTCGGGGACCACATGCCCCGGGTTGCCCAGAGCTTCAGACCCTGACGAGGCCGGGGGCCCTGAGGGCTCCGAGGTGGTGCAATCCGGGACCCCGGAGGAGCCAGAGCCAGAGCTGGAAGCTGAGGCCTCTGAAGAGGCTGAACCGGAGCCGGAGCCAGAGCCAGAGCTGGAACCCGAGGCTGAAGCAGAACCAGAGCCAGAACTGGAGCCAGAACCGGACCCAGAGCCCGAGCCGGACTTCGAGGAAAGGGACGAGTCCGAAGGT ATTCCTGAAGGCCAGAGCTCTGACCGGCGGTGCCCCGCCCATGCTGGATAG